CTCCTCGATGAGCTCGTGCAACCAGACCGCAGTCCCGCCCCGGGTCGACATTCGACCCCCTCCGGGCACGGTGAGGTCCTGGTAGATCACGAACGTCGGGCGTCGCGACTCGCCGATCTCGGCGAGGAGCGCGTCGAGGGTCTTGGAGTGGAGCTGGTGATCCTGCCCGAGGACGTCGATCACGCGCTCGAAGCGGGCAAACTTGGACAGGTGGTAGGCGATGTCCCGGGTGACGTAGAGGCTGGTGCCGTTGGCGCGGGTGTACACGACGGTCGACGACTCCTTCGGGAGCCCGTACGCCGAGACATCGATCGCTCCGGCTCCGTTCGGCTGGCGTGCGGCGTGGGGCGCTCGGTCCAATCGCTCGATCACCCCGTCGACCGAGTGATCGTGCAGGAAGGATGACTCCCAGACGAACTCATCGAACCGGATCCCGATCCGGTCCAGCGCCGCCAGCATTCCAGCGAGGATCTTCTCGATCAGCTCGCGGTGGAGCGGCGGCGGGTCTCCGGATTCGATCTGCTGGACGAGGGCCGCGACCTCGGTTTGGGCGTCGGGATGTTCCTTGAGGTACGCGTTCACGAACGGATACGGGCGTCCCAACCGCGCGTCCTCGCTCATGCCCTCGGGGGGGGACGCGGCGGCTCCGACGGCGATCTCGACCGGCCACTCCGACGGCGGCTTCGACCAGATCCACGTGATCATCGCGGCCTGCCGTCCGAGATCATCCACGTAGTACTGGGTCGTCAGCGGAGCGCCCGAGGCGCGCAAGACCCGAGCGAGCGTGTCTCCGACGATGCCGTTGCGCACGCGGCCAATGTGCAGCGGGCCGGTGGGATTCGCGCTCGTGTGCTCTACGCACGTGATGGTAGAGGTCGGCTCTCCGTGGCCGTAACGCTCGGCGCGCGCGAACACCCGGGAGAGCGTCTCGGTCGCCAGGAGCGCGGGGTCCACCCGGAGGTTCACGAAGGCGCCGGTAGAGGACACCGAGGCGACCCCCGGGATCGGAGAAAGGTGCCCGACGAGCGATCCCGCGAACTGCTCGGGAGCCTGCCGGAGGGTCTTCGCGAAGCGATGGGTCGGAAGCGCGATGTCGCCTTCCGCACCCCCGTCCAGATCGAGCATGGCCCGAAGTGCCTCGGGAGTGGTAGTGGCCCCAGCGTCACGGCAACCTTGGACGAGCCCGTCCACGATACGGTCGAGCAGCGCCGACCAGGGGTCGGGCGAGAGTTCGTTCGTCGGCGGTGACATTGCTTCGCACTCGTGGGGAGAACGCTTTAGCGGAAGGCCCGCTTTAACGATTCTCCATGGCGGGGCTTCTGCTCGTTCGGTACGGCGAGCTCGGCCTCAAATCTCCGCCGGTACGCCGCCAGTTCGAGCGCCAGCTGCGCCGCAACGTGCTCGACCAGTTCGTGGCGGAGGGGATCACGGGGCGATTGCGCTCCGACCGGGGGCACCTCTACGTGGAGGTCGACGATCCGGTGCGTGCGCTCCGGGTGCTCCGTCGCGTGTTCGGAGTCACCAGCGCGAGCGTGGTACACGAGGTACCGACCGAGCGCACCGCCGTCCGGGACCGCCTCCTCGAGCTCGCCGACCCGCTCCTGACCCCGGGCATCTCCTTCGCCGTGCGGGCGCGACGGACGGGAACTCATCCGTTCACCAGTCAGGAGCTCGCTCGGGACCTGGGCGCCGACATCATCGATCGGTTCGGCGACCGAGGTCTCAAGGTGAACCTGGATCACCCCGAACTCGAGCTGTTCGTGGAGGT
The nucleotide sequence above comes from Thermoplasmata archaeon. Encoded proteins:
- the argS gene encoding arginine--tRNA ligase, producing MSPPTNELSPDPWSALLDRIVDGLVQGCRDAGATTTPEALRAMLDLDGGAEGDIALPTHRFAKTLRQAPEQFAGSLVGHLSPIPGVASVSSTGAFVNLRVDPALLATETLSRVFARAERYGHGEPTSTITCVEHTSANPTGPLHIGRVRNGIVGDTLARVLRASGAPLTTQYYVDDLGRQAAMITWIWSKPPSEWPVEIAVGAAASPPEGMSEDARLGRPYPFVNAYLKEHPDAQTEVAALVQQIESGDPPPLHRELIEKILAGMLAALDRIGIRFDEFVWESSFLHDHSVDGVIERLDRAPHAARQPNGAGAIDVSAYGLPKESSTVVYTRANGTSLYVTRDIAYHLSKFARFERVIDVLGQDHQLHSKTLDALLAEIGESRRPTFVIYQDLTVPGGGRMSTRGGTAVWLHELIEEAVQRARAEVIARRPDLGRADLERIAEAVATGAIRYHIVRVAPEKPVIFQWEDALSFEGRSGPFIQYAFARATSILERSEEQHPGSTYSVERLLGVEEQALIRILARFPRVVRDVARTGHVHSIAGYAHELADQFNRFYHAVPVLTSGEDRPSRLALVAATRQTLGNALELLGIARLDSM
- a CDS encoding THUMP domain-containing protein, with product MAGLLLVRYGELGLKSPPVRRQFERQLRRNVLDQFVAEGITGRLRSDRGHLYVEVDDPVRALRVLRRVFGVTSASVVHEVPTERTAVRDRLLELADPLLTPGISFAVRARRTGTHPFTSQELARDLGADIIDRFGDRGLKVNLDHPELELFVEVRGPRTYLYLGRESGPGGLPLGVAGHIVALVDGPRGALGAYLLMKRGCRAAIVETPSGAETVERVLRVFDPHLRVERSAADPESWEPALARLAEESNADGVVLPIDVAGYVLARERWGERVLFSPTVGLTEGEVTDRWERITALLA